tgaactcacttgcttaagtgtgttggataatgatctactcctttggcacaagagacttggacatgccagtctaagtcaacacaaaaaactagtctccaaggacttggtgatagggttgcctaacattaagttcaaggaggataaagtttgtgaggcttgtgcaggagggaagcaggtaagatcctctttcaaaagcaaaaaagtggtaagcaccaccaggacgatggaattggtccatatggatctgtgtggaccaatgagaacattgagcagaggtggtaagagaaatgtgatggtgcttgttgatgattactctaggtttacctgaacattatttttaacatctaaagatgaagcatttgacatgttcacttcttttgttagaaaaacttaggaacaactaggtaatcaacttacATCAATGAGGTATGATCATGGttctgaatttgagaatgctaaatttgctgaattttgtgatgagcatggcataaatcataatttttctactcctaggactccacacaaaatggagtagttgaaagaaagaataggacattaGATGAAATGGCTAGGACtgtgcttctttctagtaaacttcCCCATAGTTTCTGGACAGAAGATGTGAACACTGCatgttacatcataaataggtgcatgactagaccacTTATTGAGAAGACTccatatgagttacttaaaggtaGAAAGCCAAACATATatcatcttagggcatttggatgtaattgctttgtgcacaataatggtaaagactccctagatAAGTTTGATCCCAAAAGTGATGAGGGGGTATTCTTggaatattcttcacatagtaaagcttataagatttataacaaaagaactatgtgtgtagaagaaagtgtacatatggtttttgatgaaactaacattctttctgagaggcaggaacatgatgatgaagcaattggccTGGTAAaaaaactcaaatgaaaccacaacCCAAATTAAAGCTGCACTAGAGGAAGGAACAGGGATGGAACAGGttcttccacccagggcaacttGACAGGGGGAACTAAACAAAGAGGGAttgatcctcaaacctcgagggaacctgtccatgaacctatTACTCAGCAACAAAATATTGAAGGAACGTCTAGGGGAAATCAGTTGGTTtttgaaaccttacaagtatcaaagttctcatcccattgagaacataattattgatccaacctctggaatcaaaaccagatcttccttgaagaatctttgtgcttttgatgcttttttatctcttattgaacctaaaaatgttgttgaggctttgcaggatgcagactgggtgaatGAAATGTAAGATGagctcaaccaatttgagagaagtcaagtttggcatctagtACCAAGACCCGGGGACATATCAGCAATTGggacaaaatgggtcttcagaaacaaacttgacaaAGATGGAACAATTACaaagaacaaggcaagattggtggttcaaggatatagtcaagaggatgagacttttgctccagttgcaagattggagacaattagactccttatagcctttgctgcttatatggaattcactctccattagatggatgtcaagagtggcTTCCTCAATgtctatctaaaggaagaagtgtttgtcaagcaacctccgagCTTTGAACGGAAGGAATGTCCtaatcatgtgtacaagcttgacaaggcac
This region of Nicotiana tomentosiformis chromosome 4, ASM39032v3, whole genome shotgun sequence genomic DNA includes:
- the LOC138909315 gene encoding uncharacterized protein, whose translation is MVATWGESSDDDEEDEQALMAIGESNEETEVSVIHLKDKIKLLSKERFSELLLELIDEYEDVNNEKEQLSKECVILKAKCKYLELSVSETVSENTVLKNQVHALDSTVLELRSENLKFKLGTGKKIVDHTQLSLEENIEKMKDELYKRDEKVRILKDDLSKDSTQNGVVERKNRTLDEMARTVLLSSKLPHSFWTEDVNTACYIINRCMTRPLIEKTPYELLKGRKPNIYHLRAFGCNCFVHNNGKDSLDKFDPKSDEGVFLEYSSHSKAYKIYNKRTMCVEESVHMVFDETNILSERQEHDDEAIGLDADWVNEINKLDKDGTITKNKARLVVQGYSQEDETFAPVARLETIRLLIAFAAYMEFTLH